The genomic window CGCGAGCATGCCCAGAGCCACGCCGAGCAGGTAGAAACCCTGGCGCATCCCGAACAGGCGCGTGCGCTCGTGATAGTTCGGCGTCAGCTCCATTCCGAGCGAGATGTACGGCACCCAGAACACGGTCCAGAAGGTGAACAGCACCAGGTAGCAGAGCAGCAACTGCACAAAGATTCCCAGCGGGGTCAGTCCAGGAATCGGCGCCCAGGTGAAGTAGAACACGATCCAGATGGGCAGGGCGCTGAGCAGAAAATACGGTCGCCGCCGACCCCAGCGCGAGCGGGTGCGGTCGGAAATATGCCCCATGACCGGGTCGGTAACGGCATCCCACAGGCGCCCCGCCATCAACACCCAGCTCAGCATGCCCGCCGACAGGCCGAGTTCGTCGGTGTAATAGTTCGGCAGGTAGATGGCGATGCTGAGCAGTACGAGGCTCGTACCGAGCGCGGGCAACGAATAGCTGACGATCTGACCGGTGGAGAGCCGTTCCGAATCCATCGCACCCTCTTATCACGAGTGCGGTCTTCGCCGCCGGACTCCGGCAGCTCACACCGCTCCGGGGTATCCGGACAACGCCGTCGAGATCACCGAAATCCGTCGCACTCAGTGCGCGTGAGGGCGTCGACCAGGTCGAGCGTGTCGAGCAGCAGGGTTAACACGTCGGCGGAGTCGAAGTTACCCGGTCCCGCGGCAACAATAGCGGCGATCTCCACCTGGGCCCCCGTGAGCAGAAGCTGGTCGGCGGCGGAAAACATGGAGAGGTCGGCAAGCGCCGCGGTAAGAAGCTCGTCAATGGCAACGGCATCGGCGTAAGTGGCCAGCGCCGGCGACGGCGCCACGAACGCCGGCGGACTGGCCGCATTTGCCAGCGCTAGAGCCAGCTCGTAGGCAACGCGCGTCTGTTTTTCGAGTTTGCCGAAGTCGACCACCGACGCGTCGTCCCCGGAGGTGTGGTAACAGGGGCCGGTGGAGTCGGTGAAGAACACCGTCGGCACGCCCGAATTGACGAAGTTGACGAAGTCGCTGCGCCCCTGCCCGAAAATGTAGCTCAGCGAACGCAGGTCGAGATTCGTGCCGCTAGCCGCCTGCCCAAGCAGCGTCCCCATCGCCGTGCCCCCGGTTTCCGGACCGACGGCGAATGTATAGCGTTTCAGGCTGGGGAGGAGGTTGGCGCCCTGGATGTCGAAGTTGACGTAGGCCACCGTCTGCATGAGCGGTACCAGCGGGTTGTTCGCATAGTAGAGCGAGCCGAGCAGACCGTCCTCCTCGGCGTCCCACAACGCCAGAACGACCGACCGCCGCGGCGGCACCGGCAGCGCCGCGATGGCGCGACCGACGGTAAGAACTGCGGCCGCGCCGGCGGCGTTGTCGGTTGCCCCGTTGCAAACGACGTCACCCGCAACGAGGCTCGTGCAAGCGCCCACATGATCGTAGTGGCCACCGACGACCACGTACTCGTTAGCCAGATCGCTGCCCGGTATGACCGCCACGACATTGGTGCCCACTTGCCCGCCCTGCACGAAGGGCTGTTTGAACGCATCGTCGCCGGTCTGCGAGTAGTTCAGGCCAACGGCGAACTCGCGCAGCGCGTCGATGAGAATCTGCTGGGCGGCCACGGAGCCGGCGGTGTTGTTGTTGCGGCCCTGCAGTGCGTCGGCAGACAGCGCAAGGACGTCG from Candidatus Binatia bacterium includes these protein-coding regions:
- a CDS encoding M28 family peptidase; this translates as MRVIPDRFVDCVLCAALLVGQCAAAQAVDVGMPGGVTVVKLGNVTRFVAKSASGFPLPAPGSAEDPTTGGAELRFFDTALGGATRATFELDASGWKGLGRPAGSKGYRYKGRDDATGGACTSVVIKEKTIKAVCKGTPVTLSPPFASTEGIVLGLPAGTAALRYCAEFGGEEKKNDAVQMRRTTAPAPAVCPEPPVGGLDPNDVLALSADALQGRNNNTAGSVAAQQILIDALREFAVGLNYSQTGDDAFKQPFVQGGQVGTNVVAVIPGSDLANEYVVVGGHYDHVGACTSLVAGDVVCNGATDNAAGAAAVLTVGRAIAALPVPPRRSVVLALWDAEEDGLLGSLYYANNPLVPLMQTVAYVNFDIQGANLLPSLKRYTFAVGPETGGTAMGTLLGQAASGTNLDLRSLSYIFGQGRSDFVNFVNSGVPTVFFTDSTGPCYHTSGDDASVVDFGKLEKQTRVAYELALALANAASPPAFVAPSPALATYADAVAIDELLTAALADLSMFSAADQLLLTGAQVEIAAIVAAGPGNFDSADVLTLLLDTLDLVDALTRTECDGFR